In the Pectinatus sottacetonis genome, AGAGGTTAATATTAATGCAGCTACTCTGACACCGTTAGAGGATTATATAAGCGGTGAATATGTTCTAAATCAAGATAATAATATTGAAAAGAAAATAAACCGTGATTTTATAAAACAAAAATTAGCAGAAGCTATTGATAAACTGCCAAAGAAAGAAAAATTGGTTATAGCTTTATATTATTCTGAAGAATTGACTTTAAAAGAAATAGGATTTACATTGAAATTATCAGAAGCCCGCATAAGTCAGCTACATAAAAAAGCCGTTCTTAGACTTAGAGGATATTTAGCACGTTCTAAAGCAGATTTATTTTAATTTATCTCTAAGTGGAAACAGGTAATAAGAAAAATTGTAAAACTGTTAAGATTATAATGGTAGCTAACTTATATTTTAATATAAGTTATTTTAAACCAAAAGTCACCATTTTAAATGCCATAATATTAAGTGGTAAGAATGTATCACTACAGCCATGTTTATTTTTGGGAAATATATAATACATTGCTTAAAAGCTTATTTTCAATTAATTGGGGATGTCATAATTCTTAGTTAAAAATAAAGAAAATTTCATCAGCATATAGCATATATGGATGTAAGCATAGAATGAATTAGTCACTGAATATTCATACCAGACGTTCTAACTTTAGGAGGATTTAATATGCCTGATACCACAATAGGAAGTAAAAGCGAGGGATATTTACTTGAATTCTTAGATACAGGAGTTTTTTTGACAATCTTTCCGCCTGAGAATGAAATTCCTTTGTTTACGGATATCACATTATTATGTGCAATCCTAAAAAAACATAATATAAAAGATTACAACATAAAATATTTATTAAAAATTTTACAAAAACATGATGGTACCCGTACACAAATAACTGGTATAGAAGCATCTTCTGAAGAAGTAATTGAAAAAAAAGAATTAATTCCAGTTATTGAAATAAGTAAGGATAGAATGAAAGCTGCTATATATTTTGAAGGCGGCGATGATGCATTTCATTTTGATAAAAACTATATATTGCAGCAGCTTAGTGATAAAAAAATTACTTATGGAATAAATGAAAAAGCCATTGAGGAATTTATAAAATATCCTACCCAGAGAATTGTAATAGCGAGAGGAAAACATGCTGTTAACGGTAAAAATGCTTATATAAAAAATCATGTAGATTTTTCCCGGAAGGGGCGCCCTAGTGAAAGTAATTATGGTAAAGTAGATTATAAGGATCTTAATTTATTTTTTCTGGTTTCAAAGGGCGATGTGCTATCTGAACGCATTCCTCAGACAAAAGGAGAAAAAGGCATGAATGTTATGGGACAAGAAATTGCCTGCCGACCAGGAAAGCCAATTCCTCTTGTTAAAGGGAAAAATACGGAATTGTTAAACGAAAATATTTTAATAGCTGCTATTGATGGACAAGCAGTAGATGAAGGAAATCGAATTTCAGTAGATCCTAAATTAGATATTAATAGTGATGTTGATTTATCGACAGGTAATATAGATTTTAATGGTAGTGTATTTATACGAGGCAACATTCAGGATGGGTTCTCTGTAAAAGCTGAAGGTGATATTGAAATAGGCGGAACTGTCAGTGGCGGCACTGTGGAGGGACGTAATATTCATGTCAATGGTGGAATATTGGGAATGCGTCGAGGAAAGGTTTTGGCCAGGGAAGATATCCATACTACATTTGTTGAAAATGCTGATATAACTGCAGAAAGAAATGTATATATTTCTGATGTTTCATTGCATTCTCTTATAAATGCGGGAAAACAAATTATTATAACAGAAAAACGTGGTCAGATTGTTGGTGGATATGCTATTGCCGGAATGTCAATTGATGTCAAGGTTTTGGGTAATATAGTAAATGTTGCTACAAAAGTAGAAGTGGGAATTAATCCTATTATTAATAATAAATATAAAGCGTTAGCAAGTAATATTGAAAAAGCAAAAAAGCAATTAAAAAGTATTAAAAATGCTTTAATAATCTTTAATGAAAAAGCCGACAAATTAACTACCATGCAGAAAATGAAATTTAGTGAACTCAAACGCACACAGTTCCCCTTAGCCGGAGAAATAGAGAGAAAGGAAAAAGAACTTTCTATAATATCAAAACAGCTGCAAAATATGAAACATGCCTACATACGAGTTAATGATGTAGCCTATCCAGGTGTAAAATTAGTGGTATCTTCTTGTCTTTACACTGTTCAGACGGAAACTAAACATTGCACATTTTTAGCAGATGAAAGCTGTGGAACAGTAAAGATTAGTCCATATTAAGTTTATGGAGGGGAAAAAATGTCAGTAAATCCTATAGGTAATTTACAGGCGATGCTGCCTAATAGTTCTGAAGTTGGTAAAATGCAAAATAAAATGACTCAGCAGGTCAACGCTGCACAAAACTTTGGTAATGAGAAACTACAGCAAGAATCAGAACAAAAGCAATTACAGGTTCAGGCAAAAGATGAAGTTGAAGATAATAAAATTCGCAATGATGGACAAAAAGATGCCCAAAGTAGAAATGAATTATTTAATAAAAAAAAACCAAAACATCAAACAGCTGACGATGATACTGAAGACAAATTATCAGATGCTATTCGTGGACATAATATTGATATAAAATTATAATGTTTTAGAGGTGTATAATGTTTACGGAAATACTAGGTGTAATAATTATTATTGGCATTATATTTATTTTAATATTACGACATAATACATTAAATGAAAGTGCTAATGATAAGAAAATAAACTCAGGTGCTGTTCATCTGCAAAAAGATTTAGAAAAAACTGGCAATGAAATTTTAGCAAAAATGGATCAAAAAATGGATGAAATGGAATTGTCCATGAATAAACTTGATAAGAAAATTGTCGAATTAAAAAATTATAATGCTTTATTGGCTGAATATGAAAATAAAAATGTATTACAAAAAATGTCCCGCGAGAAAAAAAGTACTGCTGCAACGACTTTTAATTCTGCTTTGACAACAGCAACTAAAAATACTTATGGAGGATCTATTGATATTGTAGCTGGTAATGATAATGAACAGTCAACGGATAAAAAAGAAAATGCTGTAAAGGAAAATGTTTTACAGGATGATTTATCAGAAACAGCGAAAAAAGTTTTTGCCCTTTTAAATCAACATATTGAACCAGGAGAAATAAGTCGCAGGCTCTCTATTGGACGTGGTGCGGTAGATATGATCATACAAATGTACAAAAAAAATAAATAGTTATGCGCAGGACTAATATTTATAGCAATAAGTATTAGTCTTTTTATATCGGAAATTTTCAGAGAAAATTAATTTTTGTATTGCTTAAGATAATAAATGGAGGTATACTTTGGAACGTCTACAAAAATATATAGCGGCCTGTGGTATCGCTTCACGACGCTCTGCAGAAAAACTTATAAGCCAGGGCAGAGTGCGTGTAAATGGGAAAATAATCAATCAGCAGGGTATAACAATAGATCCAAATAATGATACCATTGAATTTGATGGAAAAATAATAAGAGAAACGGGGAAAAAAGTATATATTATGCTCAATAAACCTAAAGGATATATTTCTACTGTAAAAGATGAACATAATAGAAAAACCATCATGGAACTGGTAAAAAATATCACACAAAGAATATTTCCTATAGGCCGGCTGGATTATAATACAGAAGGACTGTTGCTGCTGACGAATGATGGGGAATTAATGCAAAAACTGCTTCATCCCAAGTTTAAAGTTAAAAAAACTTATACTGCCAATATAGAAGGTAAATTGAGCAGTATTGATTTAGGCGAGTTGCGACATGGTATCAAACTAGAAGATGGAATGACCTCTCCCGCAGAAGTAAAAATTATAAATTATAATGAACAAATTGACCGAAGTAAAATTCATATCAGCATACATGAAGGAAGAAATCGCCAAATACGACGCATGTTTGAGACAGTTAATCATCCTGTAATATCCTTGAAACGTATTGAATTTGCCGGATTAAGTTTATATGGATTAAAAAGAGGACAATATCGTTTATTATCGCAGGAGGAATTAGAACAACTGATAAAAGTAATCAGTTTTTAATTATGAAAAAAATATTAGTAATAGGTGCTGGTGCTGCAGGAATAATGGCCGCTATAGAAGCTGCTAAAACAGCTGAGGTTACCTTGGTTGAGCAAAAGGATAAGATCGGGCGTAAATTAATGATTACTGGTAAGGGACGCTGTAATATAACTAATACAGCAGACTTAACAACTTTTATAAAAAATATTCCTGGTAATGGTAAATTTCTGTACAGTGCTTTTAAAAATTTTTTTAATGATGATGTTGTTAAATTTTTTACAACTATTGGGGTTAAAACTAAAGTAGAACGCGGTGGTAGAGTATTTCCTAAAAGTGATAGTGCGTTTGATGTTGTCAATGGCTTAAAAAATAAGCTTTACGACTCTAACATCTCTCTGCTTTTAAATACACGTGTTGCCAGACTAATTTTGAAGGACAATTGTGTCACTGGCATTGAAACATGGGCAGGAAAAATTATATTAGCAGATGCTGTTATATTATGTGCTGGTGGAGCAAGTTATCCCTTGACTGGTTCAGATGGATCTGGCATAAAATTAGCGCAAGAAGTTGGACACACCATTACACCACTGACACCGGCATTAGTGCCTTTAGAAAGCGATGCACCATGGATAAAAGGAATTCAAGGACTTTCCCTAAGAAATGTAAAGTTGAGTGTTTTTACTAACAATAAAAAAAGTGATGAATTATTTGGTGAAATGATGTTTACCCATTTTGGCGTAACAGGTCCTATAATATTATCCGCCAGCAGAGCTATCGCGCTCAATATGAATAAAGGGAAAAAAGTTTACTTATCAGTAAATTTAAAACCAGCACTCAATTCACATCAGGTTGATTTACGAATACAGCGTGATTTTGAAAAATATAAGCATAAACAAGTAAAAAATGCTATGACTGATCTACTACCACATAAATTAATTCCCATTATACTAGATTTATCATATATTGATGCAGAAAAATCAGTCAGCGAAGTAACGAAAAAAGAACGGCGGCAACTTGCGGTAATACTTCAGAATCTTTCATTTGACATTACTAAGACACGTCCATTAGCGGAAGCTATTGTAACTTGCGGCGGCATAAGGGTTAAAGAAATAAATCCCCAAACAATGCAATCAAAACTAGTTAAAAATCTGTATTTTGCCGGAGAAGTCCTGGATATAGACGGCTATACAGGCGGATTTAATCTACAAGCGGCTTTTTCTATGGGATATACTGCTGGACAAATGGCTGTACGCTGACTTTTTCTACTATCATAATCAATCATACATATGGGTTTATACTTGTAAGTAATTGTTTTCTTATAGTATAATGAATAAGTAATAGAGAAAATTTATTCATAGCAAAATAATTTTAATTGAAGGGTAAGTGTACATGACAACTAAATCTATTCAAGCAGCAGTTACAGGTTTACACGGAGAAATAACTGTTCCTGGAGATAAATCTATATCACACCGCAGCATAATGTTTGCCGGATTATGTACTTCACCTGTCCATATTACTAATTTTCTACATGCCCAGGATTGTATGTCAACGGTTACCTGCATGAAAGCGCTTGGTGTTGATATCGTGGAAACAACAAACGGAGATATGAGTGTTTGTGGTAAAGGACTGCACGGTCTGCGAGAAGCAACATCGGTGATTGATGCAGGTAATTCGGGAACTACTCTGAGGCTAATGATGGGAATATTATCGGGGCAAAAATTTTTGACTACATTTACTGGTGATTCTTCGTTGAGTAAAAGACCTATGGATCGCGTAATAAAACCTTTGGCAAAAATGGGGGCCCATATTGTCGGCAGAAGGGGAAATACCTTACTCCCCATAACTGTAATACCACAGACAAATAAATTGATTGGTCTGGAATATGAAATGCCCATGGCCAGTGCCCAAGTAAAATCGGCAATTTTACTGGCCGGCCTTTACGCCAAAGGTACAACTACTATAACAGAACCATATCCTTCCCGTAATCATACTGAAAAAATGTTATCAGCTTTTGGTGCAGATATAAATTCAAGCGGCAATAACATAAAAATTAATCCAATTCAAGAACTTACTGCCCCCCAGCATATTGAGGTTCCTGGTGATATAAGTTCTGCTGCATATTGGTTTGTCGCTGGATCAATTATAAAAAATAGTGATATCCTTATAAAAAATGTTGGCATTAATGAAACACGAACTGGCATTATCGATGTACTTAAAAAAATGGGAGCAAATATAGAAATTTTAAATTTACGCCGAACAGGAGGAGAACCTTTTGCTGATGTGCGGGTAAAATCTGCTAAGCTGCACGGAATAGACATTAAAGCAACTATAATTCCTCGCCTTATTGATGAAATTCCTGTGATTGTAGTAGCTGCAATATTAGCAGATGGTATCACTACAATAAGTGGTGCCCAGGAGCTACGTGTAAAAGAAAGTGATCGTATAAAGACAGTTTATAATGAATTCAGTAAGCTATCAACAAATATTACAGAAAAAAAGGACGGCTTTATAATAAAGGGCAATGGCTCCTTAAAATATGCTGAATGCAATTCTCATAATGACCATCGCATTGCGATGTCACTTGCAATAGCAGGAGCTGCTGGCAGCGGCATAAATATAGATAAAGCAGAATGTGTAGATATATCTTATCCTGAATTTTATAAAACACTTCATAATCTAACTAATAAGTAAAATTTATGATTATAAAGGGGAAAAAGATGAAAAAAATAATTGCCATTGATGGTCCAGCTGGAGCTGGCAAAAGTACTGTTGCGCAAATGACTGCTGATTACCTGGGATATACATATATAGATACCGGCTCTATGTATAGAGCTGTTGCCTGGAAAGTTTTGCAGCATGTTCCAATAGATAAGCTGACTGATAATGATATAATAAATACAGTAAAAAAAATAAATGTCCGATTATCTTACAAAAATAATAAGACAGAAGTATATGTAAATGGACAGGAAATTTCTAGTGAGCTTAAAACTCCCGCAGTTAATAAAATAGTATCACAAGTGGCAAAATTAAGATCAGTACGAGAAAAAATGGTATATCTGCAACGCTTAATGGCTAGAAATGGAGCTGTTGTAATGGATGGTCGTGATATTGCCAGCAATGTACTACCAAATGCTGATTTAAAAATATTTTTAACGGCCTCTGTTCAAGAAAGAGCCAACAGACGCTTTCAGGAAATGCAGAAAAAAGGCTATAATTTAAGTCTGGAAGAATTAAAAAAGGATATTGTAAAGCGTGACAAAATGGACAGTGAAAGAACTATTGCACCATTAATCAAAACAAGTGATGCTGTTTTGATAGATACTACTGGCATGACAATTGACGCCGTTGTTGCCAAAATATTAGAATTATCCTTATAGGAGATGCAAACAATGGAATTAGGCTATAGATTTTTACATGCTTTTTTTTATCTCTTATATACCGTATTATTTTCAGCTAAAGCTTATAATGTAAAAAATGTTCCAGAAAAAGGAGGCGTGATAATTGCTGCTAACCACCTTAGTAACTGGGATCCGATGCTTATAAGCTGTTTTCTAAACAGATGTGTTGGCTATATGGCAAAAGAGGAATTATTTAAAATACCAATTCTTGGTACTATGCTAAAGGTATTACATTCGTTTCCCATCCACAGAGGAACTTTTGATAGACGGGCCATCAGAGTTGCTATCAATAAACTGCATACAGGTGAGTGTATGGGAGTTTTCCCTGAAGGACATAGAAGCAAAGATGGGAAACTTCAGCGTGCTGCTTCAGGTGTTGCACTGATTGCTGCAAAATCAGGCGTACCTGTAATACCAACAGCCGTTATAAATACTAATAGAATATTTAAAAGTTTTTGTCCTGCGCTAAAAGTAATATATGGCGAACCGCTTTATTACAAGGAAAATTCGATTGACAAGGCAGCGCTGCAAAGATTTACTAACAAAATCATGCAGCGAATTCAAGATTTGCTAAATTCTTACAAGACATAGGGGAATTTTTATGTTATACTATGGAAGATAATAATATTAATGGTGGAAATATGGATATAATATTAGCAGATTATCTAGGATTCTGTTACGGGGTAAAAAGAGCAATAAAACTTGCCCGTGAACAGGCTGGAAAGGATAAACAGGTTGTTACGCTGGGTCCTATTATACATAACCCTCAAATGGTAAAACAATTGGCTGACGAGGGTATTGGATTAGTCAATAGTCTTGATGAAATAGACAAGGGCACTGTTATTATAAGATCTCATGGTGTAGGACCATCTGTTTATAAAAGAGCTTCGGAAAAAGGACTCAGGATAATTGACGCTACATGTCCTCATGTAAAGAAAGCGCAAATGTCCGCAAAAACCCTAGCAGAAGAAGGGTATTTTGTTGTCATAATAGGAGAGAAGGCTCATCCTGAGGTTAAAAGTATAGTTGAATGGTCAGGCAGAAGTGCCGTAGTAATAGAAGATGTCCATGAAGCCGAAAAGCTTCACTTTGTAAGAAAACTAGGCATAGTTGCTCAGACCACTTTTTCCCGCGGAAAATTTAAACAGCTCGTGGATATATTAATTGATAAATCTAATGACATAAAAGTGCTGCGTACTATATGCACTGCTACCGAACAACGCCAGGCAGCAGCCGAAGAACTGGCTATGAAAGTAGATATGATGCTTGTTATCGGTGGCAAAAATAGTGCCAATACAACACGTCTGGCTAGTTTATGTGCTAAAAAATGTCCTACTTACCATATTGAAACAGCTGACGAACTAAAGGATAACTGGTTTCACCATATAGAAAAAATTGGTGTGACAGCAGGAGCTTCTACGCCTGACTGGCTCATCAGGGAGGTATATAGAAAGTGCAAGAACAAGAACAAGACATGCAAAGTCTATTAGACCAAGGAGTAATGAAAGACTTTGTCGAAAATGAAATAATAAAGGGAACCGTTATAATGGTCGATCGTGACTCAGCTTATGTTGATGTTGGATATAAACAGGAAATCCCAATCCCTAATAAGGAATTGGCTTTTCCAACACCGGAAAATGCATCTGATGTTGTAAGTGTAGGGGATACGATTGATGTTTATATTGTTTATATCGGTGGAGAAAACGGCATGGTTTTATCCAAACGCCGTGCTGATGAAATGGTCGCATGGGATGATGCTAAAAAAGTCTATGATGAAAAAGCATCTGTTCCTATCAAGATCACAAAACTGATAAAAGGCGGTTTGCTCGTTTCTTTTTCAGGCCTTAGAGGTTTCTTGCCAGCATCGCAGATTGAATTACATTTTATCCGTGACCTTTCTAGTTATGTTGGCAAGGAATTACAAGCCCGCATAATTGAAATAGATAGTAAAAAACAGCGGCTAATCTTTTCCCATCGTGTTCTTCTAGAAGAAGAACGTGCTGCAAAACAGTCTGAACTTCTTGAATCATTAAAAGTTGGTGAAATCCGAAAGGGAAAAGTAAAACGTGTTGTTGACTACGGTGCTTTCATAGATTTAGGCGGTATGGATGGTTTAGTTCATATATCTGATTTGTCATGGGATCATGTAAAACATCCTTCTGATGTCATCACTGCCGGAGATGAAGTAGATGTTCTTGTAAAGAATTTTGATCCTGAAACCAAGCGCATTTCTTTGAGCATAAAGGATACTACTACTGATCCATGGTATGATAAAATTGACAAATATTCTGTGGGTAGCTATGTAGTCGGTAAAATTGTCAAATTGACTGATTTTGGTGCTTTTATGCAATTAGAAGAAGGGCTTGACGGCTTAATTCGCACTCGTGAGCTTTCAGAAAAACATGTTAAAAAAGCTGATGAAGTAGTAAAAGTCGGCGATGAAATAAAAGTAAAAATTATTCATATTGATAAAGAACATAAAAAAATTGCTCTTAGTATTGCTAGAGTTAAACAGGATGCCGATAAAGCCCAGTTTGATGAATATCAAAAAGAACAGTCAAAACAGGAACAACCTAATACTGTTGCTGATAATGTTCAGGAAAAAGAATAAATTTTACGATATTTCCTGTTTTTTTAGTTTTATAGATTATTATAGGATATCTAAGTATTTTATACTAAAAGGAGTGATGCCGTGTGACATTACTCCTTTTAGTCGTTTTTTAATTAGATGGCTGGTTTTTAAGGGAGTTTGTTAATGTCTTACAGTGGTAAAATAATAAAGGTAAATAAAAACAGTTTAGGGGAAGAGCTTGGTATCAAATCAGGAGATTTGTTATTAGCAGTAAATGGTCAGAAATTAATTGATATAATTGACTTAAGCTTTGCTCTTGCTGATGAGGAAATTGAACTTTTAATAGAACATACTGATGGTAATCAGGAAATTATAGCTTTTGATAAGGACTATGATGAAGAATTAGGTGTCGAATTCGAATCAGCAGTGTTCAATGGAATACGACGCTGCGGCAATAAATGCTGTTTTTGCTTTGTTGATCAAGTTGCTCCTAATATGCGGTCGAGTCTATCTGTTAAAGATGATGATTACCGAATGTCTTTTTTATATGGTAATTTTGTCACTATGACTAATATGGGAATAAAAGATTTTGAACGAATTCAAAAATTACATTTGTCGCCATTATATTTATCTATCCATACCACTAATCCAAAACTTCGTATTTCTATGATGAAGAGCAAACGTGCTGGAGAAATACTTAATCAGCTAGATAAATTAGACGCAATGGATATAAAATATCATACGCAAGTAGTTTTATGTCCAGGAATAAATGATGGGTCAGAATTAGATAGAACTATTACTGATATTGATAAACATTCTGATAATGCCCTTAGTATAGCAATTGTTCCTGTAGGATTGACTAAATACAGGGATGGTTGCTATCCATTGCAGACATTTACAAAAGATACTGCTTTAACAGTGATAAAACAGGTAGAAAAATGGCAGAATTATTTCCGGGAAAAGAAAGGCTGTACTTTTGTTTATTTGAGTGATGAATTTTATCTTACTGCTGATTATCCGTTGCCTCAAAGCATTAATTATGATGGTTTTCCCCAATTGGATAATGGTATAGGTTTAAGCAGAAATTTTATAGATGAATGGGAAAAGGCCACCCAAAATTATTCTCCTGTAAAAAAATATTATAAGGACCAATTACATCTGACTATAGTCTGCGGTAAATCAGCTGAAAAAGTATTATCACCATTGCTCAACAGTTTCAAAATAGATAATTTATATATTAATACCTTAGCAATAATAAATAATTTTTTTGGTCCTGCTGTTACAGTAACTGGATTACTTACCGGGCAGGATATTTTAACTGCTTTGCAGAAACAGGAAAATTCTTGTGATGGGGTAATTTTACCTTCATCAGCTTTGCGCACAGGAGAAAATATTTTTTTAGATGATTATTCATTGGAAGAACTACAAAAAAAGTATCCCCACGAAATAAAAGTGGCTGCAGATGCCAAAACATTATATGAATTATTGACAAAATGGCATAATACTAAAAGCATCGTTAAAAAAGATATTTATACATGGCAGAGTAATGCTGCTTATACAAAATAAAAGGTAGGTGCATAGAACTTGAGTAAACCCATAGTTGCAATAGTTGGCCGACCTAATGTCGGTAAATCAACCTTGTTTAATCAAATAGGGAAAAAGCGTGTTTCTATAGTTGAAGATTTTCCAGGGGTTACACGTGACAGAATCTATATGGATGCAGAATGGCTTGATAAAAAGTTCACCATAATTGATACTGGTGGTATAGAACTTGAAGGACAAGACACGATATTATCTTCTATTAGGATACAAGCCCAATTAGCTATAGAGGAAGCTGATGTTATAGTTTTTTTGACTGATGGACGTGCTGGTATGACTAATACTGACGAAGAAATAGCACGAATTTTACGCAATACACGGAAACCTGTAATTCTTGCAGTAAATAAAATTGATACTCCTAAACAAGCTCTTGATATTTACGAATTTTATAATTTAGGATTAGGTGAACCTACGGCAATTGGTGCATCTAATGCTTTGAATATTGGCGATCTACTGGACCGTATAGCTGAAGCTTTTGGTAAAATTGAAATTATAGAAGAAGACCCGGATGAAATACACATAGCAGTAATAGGAAGACCTAATGTAGGGAAATCATCACTAGTCAATG is a window encoding:
- a CDS encoding DUF512 domain-containing protein produces the protein MSYSGKIIKVNKNSLGEELGIKSGDLLLAVNGQKLIDIIDLSFALADEEIELLIEHTDGNQEIIAFDKDYDEELGVEFESAVFNGIRRCGNKCCFCFVDQVAPNMRSSLSVKDDDYRMSFLYGNFVTMTNMGIKDFERIQKLHLSPLYLSIHTTNPKLRISMMKSKRAGEILNQLDKLDAMDIKYHTQVVLCPGINDGSELDRTITDIDKHSDNALSIAIVPVGLTKYRDGCYPLQTFTKDTALTVIKQVEKWQNYFREKKGCTFVYLSDEFYLTADYPLPQSINYDGFPQLDNGIGLSRNFIDEWEKATQNYSPVKKYYKDQLHLTIVCGKSAEKVLSPLLNSFKIDNLYINTLAIINNFFGPAVTVTGLLTGQDILTALQKQENSCDGVILPSSALRTGENIFLDDYSLEELQKKYPHEIKVAADAKTLYELLTKWHNTKSIVKKDIYTWQSNAAYTK